A portion of the Halogeometricum sp. S1BR25-6 genome contains these proteins:
- a CDS encoding matrixin family metalloprotease — MPSRRSPAVALAFALILVLAGCVAPLSDPAPAPTDGDAPTANAAQRERVERVTGTGVVAADGENPWGSDPVVVAVEDAANTDRDWTPIVREATAYWEENAERYAGYDVDYEVRPNATDPDLVVEFVQTVPACDGADDAAGCAPLITDRRQIDRPETVYVRTAFSDESTVLVVAHELGHTLGLDHANAPREVMASESVLYTTARTNATDRDFPWNSAEFSVYVDAANASDPEGAREQVRHALDYYERGAPGMPDNLTFAFVDDPADADVVVEFADDPPCSPNAASCGATRGWDPDGDGAVETYSDLEIVLVDLDTDAVGWHVGYWLAFALGAEDPAEMPEPFRDASYRDRRSEWWAAGDGDEND, encoded by the coding sequence ATGCCGTCTCGCAGGTCTCCGGCGGTTGCGCTCGCGTTCGCCCTCATCCTCGTGCTCGCCGGCTGTGTCGCCCCGCTGTCGGACCCCGCGCCCGCACCGACCGACGGGGACGCGCCGACGGCGAACGCCGCCCAGCGAGAGCGGGTCGAACGGGTGACCGGCACCGGCGTGGTCGCCGCCGACGGGGAGAACCCGTGGGGTTCCGACCCCGTAGTCGTCGCCGTCGAGGACGCCGCGAACACCGACCGCGACTGGACGCCCATCGTCCGCGAGGCGACCGCCTACTGGGAGGAGAACGCCGAGCGCTACGCGGGGTACGACGTCGACTACGAGGTGCGGCCGAACGCGACGGACCCGGACCTCGTGGTCGAGTTCGTCCAGACGGTCCCCGCGTGCGACGGCGCCGACGACGCCGCGGGGTGCGCGCCGCTCATCACCGACCGGCGGCAGATCGACCGCCCCGAGACCGTGTACGTCCGCACCGCCTTCTCCGACGAGTCCACCGTACTCGTCGTCGCACACGAACTTGGGCACACGCTCGGCCTCGACCACGCGAACGCCCCCCGCGAGGTAATGGCCAGCGAGTCCGTCCTCTACACGACGGCGCGCACGAACGCCACCGACCGCGACTTCCCGTGGAACAGCGCCGAGTTCTCGGTGTACGTCGACGCGGCGAACGCCTCCGACCCCGAGGGGGCCCGCGAACAGGTTCGACACGCCCTCGACTACTACGAACGCGGTGCGCCGGGGATGCCCGACAACCTCACCTTCGCGTTCGTCGACGACCCCGCGGACGCCGACGTGGTCGTCGAGTTCGCCGACGACCCGCCGTGTTCGCCGAACGCCGCCTCCTGCGGCGCGACGCGCGGGTGGGACCCCGACGGTGACGGCGCCGTCGAGACGTACTCGGACCTCGAAATCGTCCTCGTGGACCTCGACACGGACGCGGTCGGTTGGCACGTCGGCTACTGGCTGGCGTTCGCCCTCGGCGCGGAGGACCCCGCGGAGATGCCCGAACCGTTCCGCGACGCCTCCTACCGCGACCGCCGGAGCGAGTGGTGGGCGGCCGGCGACGGGGATGAGAACGACTGA
- a CDS encoding heavy metal translocating P-type ATPase, whose protein sequence is MNRDGHDHDDASRGSDDDHDRASGHSHDKGGNGRDDIDACGCDDACDADTSDVSTASAADAPSASSDGSDDERTLRLSVPEMDCASCAEKVTKSVRGDAGVRDVDAQPTTGTLYVSFDEGETDGDAVRSRVESAGYAVADAETATFSVPEMDCASCAGKVEKSLDGVAGVLERETQPTTGTVTVTFDPDAASRGALVAAIEGAGYAVEDDDGGDSPRDVWRSPRALKTGAGAVFLAIGLALEFLLPGLDALLAAPAGYEISVAWVLYVLAVLLAGIPVLRNGYYSAKNLSLDIDLLMSAGIVGAMAVNMPFEAATLAVLFSVAELLERFSMDRARNSMRELMELSPDTATVRRDGEETVVPAEDVAVGETVLVRPGDRIPLDGVVTEGTSAVDESPITGESVPVDKSPGEEVFAGSIVEEGYLEVEATSPASESTLSRVVEMVEDANREKTEAERFIDRFARYYTPVIVVGAVLTVAVPPLLFGDPFRVWFVRGLTLLVVACPCAFVISTPVSVVSGITSAARNGVLVKGGQHLEAMSDVEVVAVDKTGTLTTGELGVTDVVALNGNDSTEVLGCAAAIESRSEHPIAQAITAHAADRDVPDREIRDFESITGKGVKAVLDGETHYAGKPGLFADLGFDLEHAHVATDGGERTDGGTLVRDARDCDHGSYLDLTNEVIPRLQSEGKSVVLVGTEDEIEGVVAVADTVRPEAAWTVSRLRELGVSRVVMLTGDNERTANVIGKRVGVDEVRADLLPEEKVDAVRELTDEHESVAMVGDGVNDAPALAAATVGIAMGAAGTDTALETADVALLSDDLTRLPYLVDLSSKTAGVIRQNIWASLAVKGVLTVAAPLGLITVATAIVVGDMGMSLGVTSNALRLAGVEPDAAASDGWDGDEPRDAAA, encoded by the coding sequence ATGAACCGGGACGGCCACGACCACGACGACGCGAGTCGCGGGAGCGATGACGACCACGACCGCGCGAGTGGCCACTCCCACGACAAGGGGGGTAACGGCCGCGACGACATCGACGCCTGCGGATGTGACGACGCGTGTGACGCTGACACCTCCGACGTTTCCACCGCCTCCGCCGCCGACGCCCCGTCGGCGTCGTCCGACGGGAGCGACGACGAACGAACCCTCAGGCTCTCGGTGCCGGAGATGGACTGCGCCTCCTGCGCGGAGAAGGTGACCAAGAGCGTCCGCGGCGACGCGGGCGTCCGCGACGTGGACGCGCAACCGACCACGGGAACGCTGTACGTCAGTTTCGACGAGGGCGAGACGGACGGCGACGCCGTCCGGTCGCGCGTCGAGTCGGCGGGCTACGCCGTCGCCGACGCCGAGACGGCGACGTTCTCCGTCCCCGAGATGGACTGCGCCTCCTGCGCCGGCAAGGTGGAAAAGTCGCTGGACGGCGTGGCCGGCGTCCTCGAACGCGAGACGCAACCGACGACGGGGACAGTGACCGTCACGTTCGACCCCGACGCGGCCTCGCGCGGCGCGTTGGTCGCCGCCATCGAGGGCGCGGGCTACGCCGTCGAGGACGACGACGGCGGCGACTCCCCGCGCGACGTGTGGCGCAGTCCGCGCGCGCTGAAGACGGGGGCCGGTGCCGTCTTCCTCGCTATCGGCCTCGCCCTGGAGTTCCTCCTGCCCGGTCTGGACGCCCTCCTCGCGGCGCCAGCCGGCTACGAAATCAGCGTCGCGTGGGTTCTCTACGTGCTCGCCGTCCTCCTCGCGGGGATTCCCGTCCTGCGGAACGGCTACTACTCCGCGAAGAACCTGAGTCTCGACATCGACCTGCTGATGTCCGCCGGCATCGTCGGCGCGATGGCGGTGAACATGCCGTTCGAGGCGGCGACGCTCGCGGTGCTGTTCAGCGTCGCCGAACTGCTGGAGCGGTTCTCCATGGACCGCGCGCGCAACTCGATGCGCGAGTTGATGGAACTCTCCCCCGACACGGCGACGGTCCGCAGGGACGGCGAAGAGACGGTCGTCCCCGCCGAGGACGTGGCCGTCGGCGAGACGGTGCTCGTCCGACCCGGCGACCGGATTCCGCTCGACGGCGTCGTGACCGAGGGGACGTCGGCGGTGGACGAGTCGCCCATCACCGGCGAGTCCGTCCCCGTCGACAAATCGCCCGGCGAGGAGGTGTTCGCCGGCAGCATCGTCGAGGAGGGCTACCTCGAAGTGGAGGCGACGTCGCCCGCGAGCGAGTCGACCCTCTCCAGAGTCGTGGAGATGGTCGAGGACGCCAACCGCGAAAAGACCGAAGCCGAGCGGTTCATCGACCGCTTCGCGCGCTACTACACGCCGGTCATCGTCGTCGGCGCGGTGCTCACCGTCGCGGTGCCGCCCCTCCTGTTCGGCGACCCCTTCAGAGTGTGGTTCGTCCGCGGTCTGACGCTCCTCGTGGTCGCCTGCCCCTGCGCGTTCGTCATCTCGACGCCCGTCTCCGTCGTCTCGGGAATCACGTCGGCGGCGCGCAACGGCGTCCTCGTGAAGGGCGGCCAGCACCTCGAAGCGATGAGCGACGTCGAGGTAGTCGCCGTCGACAAGACGGGGACGCTCACGACGGGCGAACTCGGCGTCACCGACGTCGTCGCCCTCAACGGCAACGACTCGACGGAGGTGCTCGGGTGCGCCGCGGCCATCGAGTCGCGCAGCGAGCACCCCATCGCGCAGGCCATCACGGCCCACGCCGCCGACCGCGACGTCCCCGACCGCGAAATTCGGGACTTCGAGTCCATCACCGGCAAAGGGGTAAAAGCCGTCCTCGACGGCGAGACGCACTACGCGGGCAAGCCCGGCCTGTTCGCCGACCTCGGCTTCGACCTCGAACACGCGCACGTGGCGACGGACGGAGGCGAGCGAACCGACGGGGGAACGCTGGTCAGGGACGCCCGCGACTGCGACCACGGGAGCTATCTCGACCTGACGAACGAGGTCATCCCGCGCCTCCAGTCGGAGGGCAAGTCCGTCGTCCTCGTCGGCACCGAAGACGAGATAGAGGGCGTCGTCGCCGTCGCGGACACCGTCCGCCCGGAGGCCGCGTGGACCGTCTCGCGCCTGCGCGAACTCGGCGTTTCCCGCGTCGTGATGCTCACCGGCGACAACGAGCGCACGGCGAACGTCATCGGCAAGCGCGTCGGCGTCGACGAGGTGCGCGCGGACCTCCTCCCCGAGGAGAAGGTCGACGCCGTCCGCGAACTCACCGACGAGCACGAGTCGGTGGCGATGGTCGGCGACGGCGTCAACGACGCCCCCGCCCTCGCCGCCGCGACGGTCGGCATCGCCATGGGCGCGGCGGGCACGGACACGGCGCTTGAGACGGCCGACGTGGCCCTGCTCTCGGACGACCTGACGCGCCTGCCGTACCTCGTCGACCTCTCCTCGAAGACCGCCGGCGTCATCCGGCAGAACATCTGGGCGTCGCTCGCCGTGAAAGGCGTCCTGACCGTCGCCGCGCCCCTCGGTCTCATCACCGTCGCCACCGCCATCGTCGTCGGCGATATGGGGATGAGCCTCGGCGTCACCTCGAACGCCCTCCGCCTCGCGGGCGTCGAACCCGACGCGGCCGCCTCCGACGGCTGGGACGGCGACGAACCCCGAGACGCGGCGGCCTGA
- a CDS encoding TIGR00296 family protein — protein MSEAQTVRLSYDDGSRAVELARESVESYVLHGQREQPGSMRDAFYARTGAFVRIQSTRGRGRLRGCAGAYRGKDQLGHAIVDAAIQAASGDSCGSEIEPPELPNLNISVCIVCNHVLTNDPVADLELGTHGVAIDKDGSHGWLYPTIPVENGWSEEQFLTHACRKAGLSPLAWQDEDAMVTLFEGQVFRERSDGGSVEEL, from the coding sequence ATGTCCGAGGCGCAGACCGTTCGACTCTCGTACGACGACGGGTCACGGGCGGTCGAACTCGCGCGTGAATCGGTCGAATCGTACGTTCTTCACGGCCAACGAGAACAGCCCGGAAGCATGCGGGACGCGTTCTACGCTCGCACCGGGGCGTTCGTCCGAATACAATCGACACGGGGCCGCGGCCGCCTGCGGGGGTGCGCCGGGGCCTATCGAGGGAAAGACCAACTCGGCCACGCCATCGTCGACGCGGCGATTCAGGCCGCGTCCGGCGATTCCTGTGGCTCCGAAATCGAACCGCCCGAACTCCCGAATCTCAACATCTCGGTCTGCATCGTCTGCAACCACGTTCTCACCAACGACCCCGTCGCCGACCTCGAACTCGGCACCCACGGCGTCGCGATAGACAAAGACGGCAGCCACGGCTGGCTCTACCCGACGATTCCCGTCGAGAACGGCTGGTCCGAAGAACAGTTCCTCACGCACGCCTGCCGGAAGGCCGGCCTGTCGCCCCTGGCGTGGCAGGACGAAGACGCGATGGTGACGCTGTTCGAAGGACAGGTGTTTCGGGAGCGGTCCGACGGCGGCAGCGTCGAAGAACTGTAG
- a CDS encoding nicotinate phosphoribosyltransferase → MDFDIVGVDAIREGSATDAYFERTETTLRHAGKNPRVVAEVTADQFPDGEYELLAGVKDAAALLEGRDVDVDAIPEGRLFDGGPVMRIEGSYLDFARFETALLGFLSHASGAATAALDVRRAAPEAQVLSFGARHVHPSIAAMVERSALVGGLDGISHVAAGEVIGREASGTMPHALMICFGRGNQEEAWTAFDDAVDESVPRVALCDTYSDETDEVLRAVETLGDDLDSVRLDTTSSRRGDFRHIVREVQWTLAAEGHEDVDVFVSGGLGPADLRHLRDAADGFGVGGYVSNADPVDFALDIVEIEGEPAAKRGKLAGVKEVYRTADGGHYVALKGTDAPADAERLLEPLIRDGEVVADDFDIDAAAARAADDAEACGYGADET, encoded by the coding sequence ATGGACTTCGACATCGTCGGCGTCGACGCCATCCGCGAGGGGTCGGCCACCGACGCCTACTTCGAGCGGACGGAGACGACGCTCCGACACGCCGGTAAGAACCCGCGCGTGGTCGCCGAGGTGACGGCCGACCAGTTCCCCGACGGCGAGTACGAACTGCTCGCAGGGGTGAAAGACGCCGCCGCCCTCCTCGAAGGACGCGACGTCGACGTAGACGCGATTCCCGAGGGGCGCCTGTTCGACGGCGGCCCCGTGATGCGCATCGAAGGGTCCTACCTCGATTTCGCCCGCTTCGAGACCGCGCTCTTGGGCTTTCTCTCGCACGCCTCCGGCGCCGCCACCGCCGCCCTCGACGTCCGCCGCGCCGCGCCCGAGGCGCAGGTGTTGTCGTTCGGCGCGCGCCACGTCCATCCCTCCATCGCGGCGATGGTCGAGCGAAGCGCCCTCGTCGGCGGCCTCGACGGTATCTCGCACGTCGCCGCCGGCGAGGTCATCGGGCGGGAGGCGTCCGGGACGATGCCGCACGCCCTCATGATCTGCTTCGGCCGCGGCAACCAAGAGGAGGCGTGGACGGCCTTCGACGACGCGGTCGACGAGTCCGTCCCGCGCGTCGCCCTCTGCGACACCTACAGCGACGAGACCGACGAGGTGCTCCGGGCCGTCGAGACCCTCGGCGACGACCTCGACAGCGTCCGCCTCGACACCACCTCCTCGCGGCGCGGCGACTTCCGGCACATCGTCCGCGAGGTGCAGTGGACGCTCGCGGCCGAGGGGCACGAGGACGTGGACGTGTTCGTCTCCGGCGGCCTCGGCCCCGCGGACCTGCGGCACCTCCGCGACGCGGCCGACGGGTTCGGCGTCGGCGGCTACGTCTCGAACGCCGACCCGGTCGACTTCGCCCTCGATATCGTCGAAATCGAGGGCGAACCGGCGGCCAAGCGGGGGAAACTCGCCGGCGTGAAGGAGGTCTACCGGACCGCCGACGGCGGCCACTACGTCGCCCTGAAGGGGACCGACGCCCCGGCCGACGCCGAACGGTTGCTCGAACCGCTGATTCGCGACGGCGAGGTGGTCGCCGACGACTTCGACATCGACGCGGCGGCGGCGCGGGCGGCCGACGACGCCGAGGCCTGCGGCTACGGCGCGGACGAGACGTAA
- a CDS encoding Hvo_1808 family surface protein has translation MNDSQSALLPVALAVLLVVSGCAAPVADPSAMPASWSWPDDPPTDRIGWEAGYWYNESIDVDQSDGLNESEREAFVARTMARVEHIRGLEFRESVPVEVMSREQYRSESGVFQSSPDPWREQVYEAAFLVGEDESVSDVLNQLYGGAIAGYYTPSDDRIVVVSDGDTPTMSRATLAHELVHALQDQHFGFASTPPTHDGRIAENGLSEGDANYVEALYAERCSAEWECVATPDTEAGGGSDFDFGVYLTVYAPYSEGPEFVRTLRERGGWDAVNAAYEDAPVTSEQILHPEAYPDEGPADVTVRDRSAAAWSRFDRDRPTDRLGEVFLYTAFWDTGAIDRASLRRQVGQYSRYNYTAEATAGWGGDELVPYRSGDGEFGYVWATEWDTERDAREFATGYTESLLVGSLNATRVGPNVYVVEDGPFADAFRVRRSGTRVTIVNAPAAERLDGIHAAS, from the coding sequence GTGAACGATTCGCAGTCCGCGCTCCTCCCGGTCGCCCTCGCGGTTCTCCTCGTCGTCTCTGGGTGTGCGGCGCCCGTCGCCGACCCCTCGGCGATGCCGGCGTCGTGGTCGTGGCCCGACGACCCGCCGACCGACCGCATCGGCTGGGAGGCGGGCTACTGGTACAACGAGTCCATCGACGTCGACCAGTCCGACGGGTTGAACGAGAGCGAACGCGAGGCGTTCGTCGCGCGGACGATGGCCCGCGTCGAACACATCCGCGGGTTGGAGTTCCGGGAGTCGGTGCCCGTCGAAGTCATGAGCCGAGAACAGTATCGCAGCGAGTCGGGCGTCTTTCAGAGTTCTCCCGACCCGTGGCGCGAGCAGGTGTACGAGGCGGCGTTCCTCGTCGGCGAGGACGAGTCGGTCAGCGACGTGCTCAACCAACTGTACGGCGGGGCCATCGCGGGCTACTACACCCCGAGCGACGACCGCATCGTCGTCGTCAGCGACGGCGACACGCCGACGATGAGTCGGGCGACGCTGGCGCACGAACTCGTCCACGCCCTGCAGGACCAGCACTTCGGCTTCGCGTCGACGCCGCCGACGCACGACGGCCGCATCGCGGAGAACGGCCTCTCGGAGGGGGACGCCAACTACGTCGAGGCGCTGTACGCCGAGCGCTGTTCGGCCGAGTGGGAGTGCGTTGCGACGCCCGACACCGAGGCCGGCGGCGGGTCCGACTTCGACTTCGGCGTCTACCTCACCGTCTACGCGCCGTACAGCGAGGGACCGGAGTTCGTCCGCACCCTCCGAGAACGCGGCGGGTGGGACGCCGTGAACGCCGCGTACGAGGACGCGCCGGTCACCTCGGAGCAGATTCTCCATCCCGAGGCGTACCCCGACGAGGGACCGGCGGACGTGACCGTCCGGGACCGCTCCGCGGCGGCGTGGTCGCGGTTCGACCGCGACCGGCCGACCGACCGACTCGGCGAGGTGTTCCTCTACACCGCCTTCTGGGACACCGGGGCGATAGACAGAGCGTCGCTCCGGCGGCAGGTCGGCCAGTACTCGCGGTACAACTACACGGCCGAGGCGACGGCCGGGTGGGGCGGCGACGAACTTGTCCCGTACCGGAGCGGCGACGGCGAGTTCGGCTACGTTTGGGCGACCGAGTGGGACACCGAACGCGACGCGCGCGAGTTCGCGACCGGATACACGGAGTCGCTGCTGGTCGGGAGCCTGAACGCCACGCGCGTCGGACCGAACGTCTACGTCGTCGAGGACGGGCCGTTCGCCGACGCCTTCCGCGTTCGGCGCTCCGGCACGCGCGTTACCATCGTCAACGCGCCGGCCGCCGAGCGGTTGGACGGGATTCACGCCGCTTCGTGA
- a CDS encoding Hvo_1808 family surface protein — MLPRHGIAAVSLSLLLVLAGCAAPMDEPSLADGAGAVSDTSDIASPDANFSDPDGDPLGWEAGYWYNESIDVDQSDGLSDAELDRYIARSMARVEYLRHEEFTENVSVDVLTRAEYRQRSANRSANQSANAEAFDEWNNQVWEALFVVGESNDSQEAISGTQGSSVAGFYSPRDDAITVITNSPESPTIDNATLVHELTHALQDQHYDLTSEKYSAETQDGELAVDGAIEGDAKYVELRYASMCGGEWTCVSTPAAGGSGGSGGSINYGIFLTIFQPYSDGPVYVHDVIERGGWDALDEMLRNPPVSTEQTIHSTDEEPVPIDYRSRATNGWSTFSEQGQGGSDTVGEASIFTMFWYQARTANADTVPVRGIAETESRYDTYNYDAVPSNGWANDRLFPYEKSTGSGEEYGYVWVTEWDTEGDAQEFRDAYLNILAAHGAAERGENTWVVEDGPFADAFRVRMDGTRVVVVNGPTVDAVNDIRPRN, encoded by the coding sequence ATGTTACCGCGACACGGAATCGCCGCCGTCTCCCTCTCTTTGCTCTTGGTCCTCGCGGGTTGTGCGGCGCCGATGGACGAACCCTCCCTCGCCGATGGAGCGGGCGCCGTCTCTGACACCTCGGATATCGCCTCGCCGGACGCGAACTTCTCGGACCCCGACGGCGACCCCCTCGGGTGGGAGGCGGGCTACTGGTACAACGAGTCCATCGACGTCGACCAGTCCGACGGTCTCTCGGACGCCGAACTCGACCGGTACATCGCGCGGTCGATGGCGCGCGTCGAGTACCTCCGCCACGAGGAGTTCACCGAGAACGTCTCCGTCGACGTGCTGACTCGCGCCGAGTACCGCCAGCGGTCGGCGAACCGGTCGGCGAACCAGTCCGCAAACGCCGAGGCGTTCGACGAGTGGAACAATCAAGTGTGGGAGGCGCTGTTCGTCGTCGGCGAATCCAACGACAGCCAGGAGGCCATCAGCGGAACGCAGGGGAGTTCGGTCGCCGGCTTCTACTCGCCGCGCGACGACGCCATCACGGTCATCACGAACTCGCCGGAGTCGCCGACCATCGACAACGCAACCTTAGTCCACGAACTCACCCACGCGCTTCAGGACCAACACTACGACCTGACGAGCGAGAAGTACAGCGCCGAGACGCAGGACGGCGAGTTGGCCGTCGACGGCGCCATCGAGGGCGACGCGAAGTACGTCGAACTCCGCTACGCGAGCATGTGCGGCGGCGAGTGGACGTGCGTCTCCACCCCGGCGGCGGGCGGGTCGGGTGGGTCGGGCGGTTCGATCAACTACGGCATCTTCCTGACCATCTTCCAGCCGTACTCAGACGGCCCGGTGTACGTCCACGACGTCATCGAACGCGGCGGCTGGGACGCCCTCGACGAGATGCTGCGGAACCCGCCCGTCTCGACCGAACAGACCATCCACTCCACCGACGAGGAGCCGGTTCCCATCGACTATCGGAGCAGGGCGACGAACGGCTGGTCGACGTTCTCCGAGCAGGGGCAGGGCGGTTCCGACACGGTCGGCGAGGCGTCGATATTCACGATGTTCTGGTACCAAGCGCGCACCGCGAACGCCGACACCGTTCCGGTGCGGGGCATCGCCGAGACGGAGAGCCGGTACGACACGTACAACTACGACGCCGTGCCGTCGAACGGGTGGGCGAACGACCGCCTGTTCCCGTACGAGAAATCGACCGGGAGCGGCGAGGAGTACGGCTACGTCTGGGTGACCGAGTGGGACACCGAGGGCGACGCCCAGGAGTTCCGCGACGCGTACCTGAACATCCTCGCCGCCCACGGCGCGGCCGAGCGGGGTGAAAACACGTGGGTCGTCGAGGACGGACCGTTCGCGGACGCCTTCCGCGTCCGGATGGACGGCACCCGCGTCGTCGTCGTCAACGGACCGACCGTCGACGCCGTGAACGACATCCGACCGCGGAACTGA
- a CDS encoding cysteine hydrolase family protein, with protein MSESEYAFDPDRTAVVVVDLQNGFCDPEGSLYAPSSEAVVDDAAALVEDAREAGASIVYTRDVHPPEQFDGAHYYDEFERWGEHVIEGSWEAELADGLDVRAEDHVVAKHTYDAFYETELNGWLRAHGIDDLLFCGTLANVCVLHTAGSAGLRDYRPVLVEDAIGALEDDHKEYALDHAGWLFGEVTTRETVRFE; from the coding sequence ATGAGCGAGAGCGAGTACGCCTTCGACCCCGACCGCACCGCCGTCGTCGTCGTCGACCTCCAGAACGGGTTCTGCGACCCGGAGGGAAGCCTGTACGCGCCGTCGAGCGAGGCCGTCGTCGACGACGCGGCCGCGCTGGTCGAAGACGCGCGCGAGGCGGGCGCCTCGATAGTGTACACGCGCGACGTCCACCCGCCCGAGCAGTTCGACGGCGCGCACTACTACGACGAGTTCGAGCGCTGGGGCGAACACGTCATCGAGGGGTCGTGGGAGGCTGAACTCGCCGACGGTCTGGACGTGCGCGCGGAGGACCACGTCGTCGCCAAGCACACCTACGACGCCTTCTACGAGACGGAACTGAACGGGTGGCTCCGCGCCCACGGAATAGACGACCTGCTGTTCTGCGGGACGCTGGCGAACGTCTGCGTCCTCCACACCGCCGGGAGCGCCGGTCTCAGGGATTACCGACCGGTGCTCGTCGAGGACGCCATCGGCGCCCTCGAGGACGACCACAAGGAGTACGCGCTGGACCACGCGGGATGGCTGTTCGGCGAGGTGACGACGCGCGAGACGGTTCGGTTCGAGTAG
- a CDS encoding PaaI family thioesterase: protein MSDDAEGLPDDAVSFVQRYIEEEHGYLSWLGTEVNELEPGRAVMTVPYDEKLTNTTDPPTVHGGIAATLLDTAGGIAQRTMLDDPLTGGVATVNLNVNYLRRAAGDLRATAEVVRSGGTIGVSTVTVVSQIPDRVREDDEAFERWQGTTEEEAVATGQGAFRLFRD from the coding sequence ATGAGCGACGACGCCGAGGGGCTTCCGGACGACGCCGTCTCGTTCGTCCAGCGGTACATCGAAGAGGAGCACGGCTACCTCTCGTGGTTAGGAACCGAGGTGAACGAACTCGAACCGGGGCGGGCGGTGATGACCGTGCCGTACGACGAGAAACTGACGAACACGACGGACCCACCGACGGTCCACGGCGGCATCGCGGCGACGCTCCTCGACACCGCGGGCGGCATCGCCCAGCGGACGATGCTCGACGACCCGCTGACCGGCGGCGTGGCGACGGTGAACCTGAACGTGAACTACCTCCGGCGCGCCGCGGGCGACCTGCGGGCGACGGCCGAGGTGGTCCGGTCGGGCGGCACCATCGGCGTCAGCACCGTCACCGTGGTCAGCCAGATACCCGACCGGGTGCGGGAGGACGACGAGGCGTTCGAGCGCTGGCAGGGGACGACCGAGGAGGAGGCCGTCGCCACCGGACAGGGGGCGTTCCGCCTCTTCCGCGACTGA
- a CDS encoding DUF4385 domain-containing protein gives MSDEGGDADGPEYDIDFREHPEKYDIGRGEEGVFKVEPYKSELLPHWSYADEASAEESAREIYKRYEDYRENGEFVGMDMARKYLQMGYTRSMRYARYPGGQKYEEGEERDPEEWADEEKRAAAVVFEEYLERVREDERYQKMKEEHRERRG, from the coding sequence ATGAGCGACGAGGGCGGGGATGCCGACGGACCCGAGTACGACATCGACTTCCGCGAACACCCCGAGAAGTACGACATCGGCCGCGGCGAAGAGGGCGTGTTCAAAGTCGAACCGTACAAGTCCGAACTCCTCCCGCACTGGTCGTACGCCGACGAGGCGTCCGCCGAGGAGTCGGCCCGGGAGATATACAAGCGGTACGAAGACTACCGGGAGAACGGGGAGTTCGTCGGGATGGACATGGCGCGGAAGTACCTCCAGATGGGCTACACGCGGTCGATGCGCTACGCGAGGTATCCCGGCGGGCAGAAGTACGAAGAAGGGGAGGAGCGCGACCCCGAGGAGTGGGCCGACGAGGAGAAACGCGCCGCCGCGGTCGTCTTCGAGGAGTACCTCGAACGCGTTCGCGAGGACGAGCGGTATCAGAAGATGAAAGAGGAACACCGCGAGCGGCGGGGGTAG
- a CDS encoding lipoate--protein ligase family protein, with protein MSGTDAGATVRVVRGRATTREADRTVTERLREATGETGEPGFRAWTPHRQVAFGRRDARAEGYDRAREAAESRGYPTVERSVGGRAVAYTGRTVAFASAVPVGEGRNGLDDRYETATTAVVRALRGLGVAARRGEPPDSFCPGAHSVQAHGKLCGIAQRVRRDAALVSGVVVVADREEVAAVLEPVYEALGVPFDPGSVGSVAGGGGPADAERVCRALEDAFVGDAGRRVEAADEVGA; from the coding sequence ATGAGCGGCACAGACGCCGGTGCGACCGTCCGCGTCGTCCGCGGGCGCGCGACGACTCGGGAGGCCGACCGGACGGTGACGGAGCGTCTGCGCGAGGCGACCGGCGAGACGGGCGAACCGGGGTTCCGCGCGTGGACGCCGCACCGGCAGGTGGCGTTCGGTCGTCGCGACGCGCGCGCCGAAGGATACGACCGGGCCCGCGAGGCGGCCGAATCTCGCGGCTACCCGACCGTCGAGCGGAGCGTCGGCGGGCGCGCCGTCGCCTACACCGGCCGGACCGTGGCGTTCGCTTCCGCGGTCCCCGTCGGCGAGGGGCGAAACGGACTCGACGACCGCTACGAGACGGCGACGACGGCCGTCGTCCGCGCCCTCCGCGGCCTCGGCGTGGCCGCGCGACGAGGGGAACCCCCCGACTCGTTCTGCCCGGGCGCACACTCCGTGCAGGCGCACGGGAAGCTATGCGGCATCGCTCAGCGCGTCCGCCGCGACGCCGCCCTCGTCTCCGGCGTCGTCGTCGTCGCCGACCGCGAGGAGGTGGCGGCCGTCCTCGAACCCGTCTACGAGGCGCTGGGCGTGCCGTTCGACCCCGGTTCGGTCGGCAGCGTCGCGGGCGGCGGCGGTCCGGCCGACGCGGAGCGGGTCTGTCGCGCCCTCGAAGACGCCTTCGTCGGCGACGCGGGGCGACGGGTCGAGGCAGCGGACGAGGTCGGAGCGTAG